A genomic region of Trifolium pratense cultivar HEN17-A07 linkage group LG3, ARS_RC_1.1, whole genome shotgun sequence contains the following coding sequences:
- the LOC123918506 gene encoding uncharacterized protein LOC123918506, giving the protein MRKFDPWPVFFKREWKRNWPFLVGFAITGTIITKMSLGLTEEEAAKSKFVQHHKR; this is encoded by the exons atgagaaaGTTCGATCCATGGCCAGTTTTCTTCAAGAGAGAATGGAAACGTAACTGGCCATTCCTCGTTGGATTCGCAATCACCGGAACTATTATTACCAAAATGTCCCTTGGCCTTACCG aggAAGAAGCTGCGAAATCGAAATTCGTTCAGCATCACAAAAGGTAA
- the LOC123918504 gene encoding 60S ribosomal protein L23a-2-like: MAPPKGDKKADPKAQALKTANALKSGTAIKKKAKKIRTTVTFHRPKTQTQDRNPKYPRISATPRNKLDHYQILKFPLTTESAMKKIEDNNTLVFIVDLRADKKKIKDAVKKMYDIQAKKVNTLIRPDGTKKAYVRLTPDYDALDVANKIGII, encoded by the exons ATGGCTCCTCCTAAAG GTGATAAGAAGGCTGATCCAAAGGCACAGGCCTTGAAAACGGCCAATGCACTCAAGTCAGGCACTGCTATTAAGAAGAAGGCAAAAAAGATCAGAACAACTGTGACTTTCCATCGCCCAAAGACACAAACACAGGACAGGAACCCCAAGTACCCTCGCATTAGTGCCACCCCAAGGAATAAGCTTGATCATTACCAAATTTTGAAGTTCCCACTTACCACCGAGTCGGCAATGAAGAAAATTGAGGATAACAACACTTTGGTTTTCATTGTTGACTTGCGTGCTGATAAGAAAAAGATCAAGGATGCAGTCAAGAAAATGTATGACATCCAAGCGAAGAAGGTTAACACCTTGATCAG GCCTGATGGCACCAAGAAGGCCTATGTTAGGTTGACTCCTGACTACGATGCATTGGATGTAGCAAACAAGATTGGAATTATCTAA
- the LOC123918505 gene encoding uncharacterized protein LOC123918505 translates to MEELDSVFIYQEREHELRQKLIDTTLELETMKSIKTELFNLLKTAYQERDEARNQLQNLMNKLIPTSPIHLQDMLVQQESPLMFHSSKPNPSLTESSSLSHGSPPVDSFFETVSSPEFSNSNMCHLKYHQNRQNLVQVQDFNYLMVPTEKPVYVDRGTLVIDSMAKERVLPQKGKLLQAVVEAGPLLQNILLAGPLPTWRNPPPLKDIKLPSLNIKEYNNSTNNAAARIIEPVSFPKVSSVLQSSNATSSCSTSSMLHFTGNHILGSWNGSRKFINSDSSSSSSLMIQAGSRKRQRYP, encoded by the exons ATGGAAGAACTTGATTCAGTTTTTATTTACCAAGAG AGAGAACATGAACTAAGACAGAAACTCATAGACACAACACTTGAACTTGAAACAATGAAAAGCATCAAAACAGAACTCTTCAATTTACTCAAAACAGCTTACCAAGAAAGAGATGAAGCTAGAAATCAGCTACAAAATCTAATGAACAAGCTTATTCCAACTAGTCCAATCCATTTACAAGACATGCTTGTTCAACAAGAAAGCCCTCTCATGTTTCATTCTTCAAAACCAAATCCAAGTCTCACAGAATCAAGTAGTCTCTCACACGGTTCACCGCCGGTTGATTCGTTCTTTGAAACTGTTTCTTCACCTGAGTTCTCAAATTCCAACATGTGCCATCTCAAATATCATCAAAATCGACAAAACTTAGTTCAAGTTCAAGACTTTAATTATTTGATGGTGCCGACTGAAAAACCGGTTTATGTTGATCGCGGAACTCTTGTTATAGATTCTATGGCTAAAGAAAGAGTTTTGCCTCAAAAGGGTAAACTTTTACAAGCTGTGGTTGAAGCTGGTCCTTTGCTTCAAAATATTCTACTTGCTGGACCACTTCCTACTTGGAGAAATCCACCTCCTTTGAAAGATATTAAACTTCCATCTTTGAATATCAAAGAGTATAATAATAGTACTAATAATGCTGCTGCTAGAATCATTGAGCCGGTTTCTTTTCCGAAGGTTTCGTCGGTTTTGCAATCTTCAAATGCTACTTCAAGTTGTTCAACTTCTTCAATGCTTCATTTTACTGGTAATCATATTCTTGGTTCATGGAACGGTTCTCGGAAGTTTATTAATTCTGATTCTAGTTCTAGTTCCAGTCTCATGATTCAAGCTGGATCGAGGAAGCGGCAAAGGTATCCatga